A segment of the Rhizoctonia solani chromosome 12, complete sequence genome:
CTAATCGATACTCACAGAAAAGGGACCGGGTAAATTTACTGCCACTTGATGAACCAGTGCAATGTTCATTTAATGGGTTCTGAACCAAGTTACTAGATTGGCGTGAATCCTGAGGACGCCCTGCAAAAGTGTGCCTCCTAGTAAGGGATTCCTGGGAGGCAGAGGCCCTATCCTTGGAGGTGGAGTAGGTGTTTAGGCTCGCTGTGTATGTATTTCGCGCGGTGTATTATTAGGACCGGATGGAACCTGGGGCGACGTGACTTGGCAAGTGGAGTGGGGGTAACGGATGGCGAAGGTCGGTTTAAATCTGGCCGTAAGACTAAAGACCAGAACGTGAAGGCAgaggtgggggtggaggaggaTGAACGAATGTTGGGCGCGGCGGGTTCGCCTAGGAGTAGTAGCGGTCTATGTTCTCCAGTTCAGTTCGATATCAATAAGGCTGGCTCACGTACTGGTGGCGGCGTGCTTGCTCGAGACGAATCATCATTGAGTATATTTTGTTGTAGCCAGATAGTTATTTGTGATCTTTTAGTAAAATCCGAAACTTCCCAGTCTTTGAGAACAGCAGCCAGTTGTGTCTGGGTTGGTAGATAGAGCTTTAGATTCGATAATGCGCTGGAGATCTTTGAGTCAACCGCTGATGTCACTAAGCCCTGAGAATAAGACGATCGCGTTGTTGGATAGCTTTGCGTAAGCGGGAGAGCTCGGCCGTGGTGAGCGGATTGTCCATAATGGCGTGGAGTTTGAACAGCCCGTGATACCAAGTAGTAGCGCGAGTAATGCCACAAAACAAGCCTTGTATATAGCGCCACTTGTCCCAGTAGATAGCAACAGAGGTAATTGATATAATATATTTTCGGTCTATTTTACTGGTCGTTACAGGCGAGTCATGAGGCTGGGAAGTGTGGGGGAAAGTGGCACCCAAACACTGGATGTGGCACAAGTTGCAAATAATTGCAATCACAAGTCAAACGCCCCAAGAGCGCCCGTACATTACGTGGCTACGGGCGCCAGCGTCGCATCAACTCGAACAGATCGAAAAATAGAGCATTTTCGGGGCATTTACATACATCGCGCGGAGCGGTCGCCCTTGGCCCCAATCAATTACCAATGGTCACACGTGACAGGTTGATTTTGACGATTGGCCACATAAAATCCGGGTCCTAGCCACCTCATCACACCCTTCACGCCACAAACCGCCTGATTTCAGGATTTCTTCCGGTTCTTTTCAACCCGAAGCGGTATATAAACTTCCTATCTGCACTCTCCCGTAGCCACGCTCCCCTTCTAGCCACTTCTTAGTTCACTACTACACGATGCCAATGTCAATCAACTTCTCTGAGAAAGCGCTCAAATCGTTGATGTCACCGCCGCCCCCGGCCCAGCCATTGAGAGATCTCATGCTGACGATCGGCTCCTCCAAAGACCTTAAGGTTCTTGCAATGACGGGCCGAGATCTACTCAAATGCTGCGTGCGCTCCAGAAAATTCAAGCCCCCAATTGATCCAGACTTTGAGGTGAGATTattttactttttttttttcggtGCTACCTACTGAGCGCCTTGACGTCAGGTCAACGTGGACGAGGATATTTCTGAGCGCAATCTCGCACGGGTGGCTCGGGAGAGCTTGCTACTACAGCGCCTAAAGGTAGACGATGTGGCTAATAACCCAATTGATGTAGCCCAAATCTTTTGTGCCTATGTGGGTGCCACGTTTGCGTGTTCCCTAAAAGAAGAAGGAAGCAATCAGATACACGATTCCATTAACGATCTTTGCGTCATGGTCCTTGACGACAATGCAAGAGAGGCAGCAGACAGCAATAGCCACGAGGCAAGAGAATTTTAAAATTCAATTTTCGAGACAGCATGCTTATTTTGATACAGAGAATGTCGATATTGCTGGCTTGCAGCGTATGGACACACCCATAAAGCCAGACCTGCACTAAGCTATGCATCTTCAACAAGAGCGTCTTCAACAACCCACTTTTTCGAAGATCGAAGCAATGAATCTGTCTCCAGCGGTAGGTCTCCGCCACCGCTGTCATATGGAGCGCACTACCAGCAGCCTTTTCAACCATATTACCATACACCCAACGCAACTATGATTCCACCGCATATGCAACCCCCTCACTCGCTGCACGCGCGCTTTTCTCCTTATTCTCCAGGTCCCGGCGGTCCCGTTCACACCTCAAGCCCTGCTGCATTGGCCCACCCACAGCCTCAGTACAACGTCAACCTCCCCAGGGATGCATCGCAAACCGTGTATCCCACACAGCCACCCCTGGGTGCTATGCCACCTGGTGGCTATCCCGCTATGGGAATAGGTCCGAATTCAGGATTCGCACCACCCGCACCAGGGCCCGCGCCGGCGCCTGTAGCCGCTCCTCAGCAAACACAGGGTTTCTCGCTTATCAACGAGATGGCGATGAAAAACCGTAGGAGTGTCTCATGGCAACAGGCAAAGGTTGGCCAGCAGCACATGCCAGAGTGGACCATGTGGTTATTCCGTAAGTGAAGATCGATGTTGGTTTTGGTTCCGATTCACTGATAAGATTATCGGATACATCTAGTCGATGGTGAACTTCGAGGTCAGGGAACCGCGCCGACTAAGCAAGCCGCAAAGGAACTCGCGTCTAAAGCTGCTTTACAGGCCCTCGGATGGATACAAGGCTAAATATCACCTGCATCCGCTCttccccccctttttttctttctttctttttacTTCAGTGAGAATTAGACCATCTCTGGTTGCTTTGGCTTGATGCGCACCTTTGAAGAGACCAGTTTGAGGATTACTGGATATGTTCACACCTTAATCATTATGTTATGGCCCGGATTATGGAATTTTGCGAATTTGATTGGCTGTACTTTGTGATGTCTCAAAATTTGTGAATATTCAAATACGCAGGGTGTCGGCACGCTGGTACTGTTATATGCTGTGCTGGTCAATCGTGGGTAATCGTGAATAACCACCCGACAATTGGCTTTGGCTAAAAACCACGGTGAACGGTAGTAGCTCTGAGCTCGAATCACGTTTCATGATGTCCTAATCATTTCGCCTACACTATTTCAATGCATACGAAGCCACTCTGCGGGCCAGCGCTGATGAGCAACGTCAATGGTAGCCTCCCAATGCTGTACGGATCAACAGGCCTACCTCACGAGGATGTTTGAAGGCTGTTGGCAGGTGGCTGAAGTTTGAAACGCCACCAAAGTGTACTATATCAGATTGTGGAGTATTGAAGTGCTCGACTGAAAATCATTCAAGTACCTGTAATAACAGTCTTAATGTAGACCTTGAACCTGCCAAGTAGATCACGATACTTTGTCCTTTATTCATCAGAAAGGAACCTGGTACAATGAATCGTTTAAGGTCAGACTTGTTTATGGTCTACAGTACCATAGCCTCGTAGACCCATTCCATTAGACATATCTTCCATTGTTCCAGACCTATTCAAACTATTTAAATTACGTATAAACCTACGATAGGTAAGGACTGGTGCTTCTTGTTCCACGAAGCTTCCCTGACTGTGTGACCGTTGATATCACGCACATCTATCCCCGCACTACCGAGACTCTTGGCTCTGTAATTTTAGAGCTAAAAATATGACTCATAGATGATCTCTGGAACATAATTCAGGGCCATGTACACAGGGCTGGCTCCTATTCGAATTCAGGATGGGAGCCCGTGGGTCTGGATTATGGAGTAGTATATTCCATCGAGCTAGGATAGAAAAATTGATAGGTCGATAAATTGGACCTGAGACTGATTGGAACCGAGGACGCAATGACTCTCAATCAATGATGGGATCATTCAGACAAGCTGTATCAGACTTCTGTTCCGCAAATAGACTTAGGGGATTATGGAAATTCCTGTAATTCAAAAACCAGAGTACAGACCCAGGATCGGCAAGCTTAAAGTATGGTCAGCTTCAAGTAATGTTTAGGGTAGGGAGGGTTGAACTAGCTCCTCTTCTGTGCACTGCCTGGAGGAACCATGGACTGGAACCATTTTTTACAACTCTTAATGGGCTAGCATATATTTAGCCGTACTAGCAAATTTAAATTGTCTTGTCAACAGCTTATATCAACACAGTGATTCTTGATTACCACCAAATATCTAACTTACTAGGTGACATCCATGCTACAGGTATGGGGCATTCAAAACAACCGGGAACTGTAGGCTTATACGTCGGCTCTCCGTGGGCTGTTCGGCCTGTTGAATAATTTTTATTTGAGCAGGTtccatgatatgtatataggGTGACTGAGTCCATGGGGATAAGGAACCCCGCAGCATTCGGCACTCAGCTCCGATAAATTTCGATTGCTCTGTGTATGCGTAATCGATTGCAGGATGTACCTTGCATATTTCCACGGTGTGGTAATATATCGATAGCGTGCACATGCTCACAATCATGAGAGAAAAGAGAGCAAGTATTACCACATGTCGACTGCGGATGCCCTGTCATTGATTCCAAAGCGTCATCTCATTAAGATCTATAGGGTCTCAAGCCGAGTCTCGTAATCTGCCAAGCAGAAAGGTTTATTATAAACTTCGGAGCAAAACCTAATGCATACAGCCTAAACCAATATCATGCCCCATATAACCTCTACAAGTAAGAAAGTAATGTGCCGAATGTCAATTTCAATCTCCAATATCGAGCAACCTGATTTATAGCGTAAATTTATTATGAACGACAACTAATCTCGCCTCAGAAGTGATTAGACAGAGGTATCTTACTCTGATCTGAATTAGATTCGACCTGTTCTGCGGGGACGATGGGTTTGTTGATCAAATACCCATAGGATGTCACTGGGGTACTTGGCCAATCGGGTAGCCACGCGCTCTAAACTTAGGCAATTGACCCCAGTAATCTTCAAATGCTATGATGCACATAGTGATGAACGAGAGGGAAGATAGGATCCATTAACTCAAATGACTTCCCGTTATTGGTTTTGCTTTGAGGATTTTAAACGTTGTCCGAATATCAAGTATTTGTTCGCCTCGAGTTAGTATACCTAGCTCTGCTTCAGAGGTCGTGGATATGGTGTGATTCCGATCACTCCCCACATTCGGGCATATGACTGTTCCGGTATCATAGTAATGAGCGCATGGTTTTAGTTTCTCCTGACTGCGCACTTTGCAAATTATATGCACTTCGAAGATCGAAATCATGACTCTAAATCTTCGAGGTTTGCTGGGAAAGTATGATCTACTATTGAATAAATGTCTGGGTCGATTGGATATCACTCCCGTGTCAAAAGCTGGCTCGTAGTCCAACCTAAGCTCATAAGCTTCAACCAGAGAACTTGTTGGCTCCTTATATCCTAATACCCACAATGGCTTGTGATAGATGTTGGCGTTTAAAAGTTAGCACTTTCATTGGCCAAGCGCACATAACTTACTTGAAGCATATAATATAGGTACGCT
Coding sequences within it:
- a CDS encoding dsrm domain protein, translated to MPMSINFSEKALKSLMSPPPPAQPLRDLMLTIGSSKDLKVLAMTGRDLLKCCVRSRKFKPPIDPDFEVNVDEDISERNLARVARESLLLQRLKVDDVANNPIDVAQIFCAYVGATFACSLKEEGSNQIHDSINDLCVMVLDDNAREAADSNSHEAREF
- a CDS encoding double-stranded RNA-binding motif protein, whose amino-acid sequence is MIPPHMQPPHSLHARFSPYSPGPGGPVHTSSPAALAHPQPQYNVNLPRDASQTVYPTQPPLGAMPPGGYPAMGIGPNSGFAPPAPGPAPAPVAAPQQTQGFSLINEMAMKNRRSVSWQQAKVGQQHMPEWTMWLFLDGELRGQGTAPTKQAAKELASKAALQALGWIQG